Proteins encoded by one window of Candidatus Sumerlaea chitinivorans:
- a CDS encoding membrane transport protein has protein sequence MKNRGVMWVALALCLVTLGLWSLRRQVERLPKESKQEEVVSADDEAAYDEDVARSRAAKVRLTSLDLEPLPTPRATAQVKRLVEVERREGHDADKVRAVGDALLYGTVRSEDRQPIPGATVQLLSPDPEATDPPLRECVTDTSGTYRIEKINGSGMLYCFLARAEGFAPTAGLFFLNQQEREHNVTLERGDELSGRVVDAVTSLPIPRAKVYFPVKNKPSYAVLGTISTSAMGEFRFDHAPKGNVIVTVEADGYMRTEARLRVPTKDAVIPLRAGGAVVRGVTVSRLTRKPEGGAKVLAILEGGSITTTRTDDEGRFELKDLPAGQIKLIGYKGMPGEAVDLTLREREVKEGVELVLPSPLFVSGKVVHAFNGKPLPGIRIYYAGPAGKGSVLSDEQGLFAFETLVVDEYVLEIHEKGFLPLFDRETTGSGERITRKISRNASSDQVRIRLRPVPCIEGKVVRADRNGKVVGPAMWIDVPVTYQQRGNIERVMTRTDSLGQFFINLSSGRRGNAKIIVQRGRSIGAASTRIPTRRPVEIVLRSTRMAGELFLVDQTPLAGVLVTSSYLFPDGVAPEKATRLPGASDFVGNRGDFYLLMPEKDKVELAFHLPDGKTVTKIFDTDALLRRRQIFIYDPISGDILHDVGRQNPRTNPR, from the coding sequence TGCCGACGATGAAGCCGCGTACGACGAGGATGTGGCGCGAAGTCGGGCGGCGAAGGTAAGACTCACTTCGTTAGATTTGGAGCCCCTTCCGACCCCACGAGCGACGGCTCAGGTAAAGCGTCTGGTTGAAGTTGAGCGTCGAGAAGGGCACGACGCGGACAAGGTTCGCGCCGTAGGCGACGCACTTCTCTATGGCACCGTGCGCTCCGAGGATCGTCAACCGATCCCCGGCGCCACCGTGCAACTTCTCAGCCCCGACCCCGAAGCCACCGATCCGCCACTTCGCGAGTGTGTGACCGACACTTCGGGCACCTACCGAATCGAGAAAATCAACGGATCGGGAATGCTATATTGTTTTTTAGCACGCGCAGAAGGCTTTGCCCCCACCGCCGGACTCTTCTTCTTGAATCAGCAGGAGCGGGAACACAATGTCACCTTGGAGCGTGGGGATGAGCTTTCGGGGCGAGTCGTGGACGCTGTGACTTCGCTTCCCATTCCGCGCGCGAAGGTCTACTTTCCTGTAAAGAACAAACCCTCCTACGCCGTTCTGGGTACCATTTCCACCAGCGCCATGGGAGAGTTCCGTTTCGACCACGCCCCCAAGGGGAACGTAATAGTGACCGTCGAAGCGGACGGTTACATGCGTACCGAAGCTCGCCTTCGGGTTCCCACGAAGGATGCGGTGATCCCGCTCCGCGCGGGAGGAGCGGTGGTGCGGGGCGTTACTGTGTCGCGACTGACACGCAAACCTGAAGGGGGCGCAAAGGTGCTCGCTATCCTCGAAGGAGGTAGCATCACCACGACGCGAACGGATGATGAGGGGCGCTTCGAACTCAAGGACCTCCCAGCCGGCCAAATCAAGCTAATCGGCTACAAGGGCATGCCGGGGGAGGCGGTCGATCTCACGCTCCGCGAGCGGGAAGTGAAAGAAGGCGTGGAACTTGTTCTCCCCTCGCCGCTCTTTGTCAGTGGAAAAGTCGTTCACGCCTTCAATGGCAAACCGTTACCGGGGATACGCATTTACTATGCAGGACCTGCTGGGAAAGGCTCCGTATTGAGCGACGAGCAGGGGCTTTTCGCATTTGAAACGCTGGTCGTTGACGAGTACGTGCTCGAGATCCACGAGAAAGGGTTCCTTCCGCTCTTCGATCGCGAAACGACGGGAAGTGGCGAGCGGATCACCCGCAAAATCTCGCGCAATGCGTCTTCGGATCAGGTGCGGATCCGACTTCGCCCCGTGCCCTGCATTGAGGGGAAAGTCGTTCGCGCCGACCGCAACGGCAAAGTCGTTGGGCCCGCGATGTGGATAGATGTACCGGTAACCTACCAACAACGTGGCAATATCGAACGGGTAATGACGCGCACGGATTCCCTTGGGCAATTCTTCATCAATTTGTCGAGTGGCAGGCGGGGCAATGCAAAAATCATCGTCCAGCGAGGGCGCAGCATTGGCGCAGCTTCCACGCGGATTCCCACACGCAGACCCGTCGAAATTGTGCTTCGCTCAACACGCATGGCAGGCGAGCTTTTCCTTGTGGATCAAACTCCCCTCGCAGGGGTTCTCGTCACATCCAGCTATCTGTTTCCTGATGGTGTAGCCCCGGAGAAAGCAACACGTTTGCCCGGTGCAAGCGACTTTGTGGGCAATCGGGGCGATTTTTACCTGCTCATGCCGGAAAAGGATAAAGTGGAACTGGCGTTCCACCTGCCGGACGGCAAAACGGTAACGAAGATTTTTGATACGGACGCGCTGCTACGTCGCCGCCAGATTTTCATTTATGACCCCATTAGCGGAGATATCTTGCACGACGTGGGACGACAAAATCCCCGCACCAATCCCCGCTAA
- a CDS encoding General secretion pathway protein G, which produces MTKHRAVRPTAFTLIELLIVVAIIAILAAIAVPNFLEAQTRAKVSRVKSDLRSIATAVEAYRVDHNEYPEGTDNPNNYDPQIVAFLGPLAPGYYTFRTRGAGGLTVGRDFHGITTPVAYLTSIPADPFAKAGAYLTYCYRNAKITKNSYIITSAGPDADLLAPNGMGNSNVGNPLSTAASVTIPARLADIDERMVIRFIEGDLVAPATPADVPFMNQYLTDLTYDPTNGTISDGDLWRMP; this is translated from the coding sequence ATGACCAAGCATCGGGCGGTCAGGCCAACCGCCTTCACTCTCATCGAGCTCCTGATCGTTGTGGCAATTATCGCCATTCTCGCAGCAATCGCCGTGCCCAATTTCCTCGAGGCACAAACACGGGCTAAGGTGTCACGGGTCAAATCCGATCTACGCTCGATTGCGACTGCAGTTGAGGCTTATCGGGTAGACCACAACGAATACCCTGAGGGGACCGATAACCCAAATAACTACGACCCACAAATCGTGGCTTTCCTCGGCCCCCTCGCTCCGGGATACTACACTTTCCGCACGCGCGGCGCCGGTGGGCTTACCGTTGGACGGGACTTTCACGGAATCACCACTCCCGTCGCCTACCTCACGTCGATTCCGGCCGATCCTTTTGCCAAAGCGGGAGCCTACCTCACATACTGCTACCGCAATGCCAAGATCACAAAAAATAGTTACATCATCACATCAGCTGGACCCGACGCTGATTTGCTGGCACCCAATGGGATGGGAAACAGTAACGTTGGGAATCCGCTGAGCACAGCCGCCAGCGTAACGATTCCTGCACGTTTGGCGGATATTGACGAGCGGATGGTCATTCGGTTCATTGAGGGGGATCTGGTGGCCCCAGCAACGCCTGCCGACGTTCCCTTCATGAACCAGTACCTGACCGACCTAACTTACGATCCCACAAACGGCACGATTTCGGACGGTGACCTCTGGCGTATGCCCTGA
- a CDS encoding Acylphosphate phosphohydrolase, with product MILHAIVSGRVQGVGFRYWVKEEAEALGLKGWVRNLRDGSVEVEAEGEEDALFQFEQKLWRGPTLARVTNVDCRYHDITKNYKGFSITA from the coding sequence ATGATACTGCATGCAATCGTTTCAGGGCGGGTCCAAGGAGTTGGATTTCGCTATTGGGTGAAAGAAGAGGCCGAGGCGCTCGGACTGAAAGGCTGGGTGCGGAATCTTCGGGATGGCAGCGTCGAAGTCGAAGCCGAGGGCGAGGAGGATGCGCTTTTCCAGTTCGAGCAAAAGCTTTGGCGCGGACCAACCCTCGCTCGTGTGACCAATGTTGACTGCCGGTACCACGATATCACGAAAAACTATAAAGGTTTCTCAATCACTGCTTAG
- a CDS encoding Carbamoyl-phosphate synthase small chain — protein sequence MRERVRATLVLEDGTTFEGWSFGARGETTGELIFHTGMSGYQEVLTDPSYRGQIVIMTYPLIGNTGVNAIDEESARPQVAGFVVKELSLIASNWRSEEDLHSYLKRHGIVGIEGIDTRSAVLHVRSAGAMRAAISTERHDRETLRQLALSEPPMDGRDLVRDVTTSEPFVYRPAESKPALLRKLGGAEMVPDVEHATDQARPHVVAFDFGVKRNILDLLVAAGFRVTVVPARTSAADVLSLQPQGVFLSNGPGDPAALEDIVEEIRKLMGRVPMFGICLGHQLLGLALEARTFKLKFGHHGANHPVKDLLTNRVEITSQNHGFAVDPETLPSTCKITHINLNDGTLEGFADETLRLFCVQYHPEAAPGPHDSAYLFHRFREAVART from the coding sequence ATGCGTGAACGCGTTCGAGCAACGCTGGTTTTAGAAGACGGCACCACCTTCGAGGGATGGAGCTTTGGGGCTCGCGGGGAAACGACCGGTGAACTCATTTTTCACACGGGGATGTCGGGCTACCAAGAAGTCCTCACCGACCCTTCGTACCGCGGGCAGATCGTGATCATGACCTACCCGCTCATTGGCAACACTGGCGTGAACGCGATCGACGAAGAATCGGCGCGCCCCCAAGTGGCAGGGTTTGTGGTGAAAGAGTTGTCGCTGATCGCGTCGAACTGGCGAAGCGAAGAGGATCTGCATTCCTATCTCAAGCGCCATGGTATCGTGGGAATCGAGGGCATCGATACGCGCTCCGCCGTCCTTCACGTGCGAAGTGCTGGTGCCATGCGAGCGGCGATTTCCACGGAAAGGCACGACCGAGAGACGCTTCGGCAACTTGCATTGAGCGAACCGCCGATGGATGGGCGTGATCTTGTGCGCGATGTGACAACTTCCGAACCGTTTGTTTACCGCCCCGCGGAAAGCAAACCTGCGCTTCTCCGCAAACTTGGCGGCGCAGAAATGGTGCCGGATGTGGAGCACGCCACCGACCAGGCACGCCCCCACGTCGTGGCATTCGATTTCGGCGTCAAACGCAACATTCTTGATCTCCTCGTTGCGGCAGGTTTCCGCGTGACAGTGGTGCCCGCGCGCACATCCGCAGCGGATGTGTTGTCTCTCCAGCCACAAGGCGTGTTCCTGTCGAACGGGCCGGGCGACCCAGCGGCACTCGAGGACATTGTCGAGGAGATTCGCAAGCTCATGGGGCGCGTGCCGATGTTTGGCATCTGCCTTGGCCATCAGCTACTTGGGTTGGCTCTCGAAGCCCGCACGTTCAAGCTGAAGTTCGGCCACCACGGCGCGAATCATCCGGTCAAAGACTTGCTCACCAATCGGGTCGAGATTACCTCTCAAAATCACGGTTTTGCTGTCGATCCCGAGACCTTGCCTTCTACCTGCAAAATCACGCATATAAACCTAAATGATGGAACGCTGGAGGGTTTTGCGGACGAGACGCTGCGCCTGTTCTGCGTCCAGTACCATCCAGAGGCCGCGCCGGGACCACACGATTCGGCGTACTTATTTCACCGTTTCCGGGAGGCTGTCGCGCGGACATAA
- a CDS encoding CTP:molybdopterin cytidylyltransferase, with product MASGVHGVILAGGISSRMGFPKALMPLGNSFFLHRVYENLVAAELEPVHIVVNSGLMVSLQAQLSKFPTAKFVSNTQPALGQIHSLKLGLKSAQEAGASAALVALVDQPGIAISTLTKLAEQTLNAPDSIYVATYQSRHGHPVVIPSKFFEKFLNAPQGKTARDVLAELSEHVQYVECEDPQVLADVDSPEDLAKLKLDDDELD from the coding sequence ATGGCAAGTGGCGTTCATGGGGTGATATTGGCAGGTGGGATTTCGAGCCGAATGGGCTTCCCAAAGGCTCTCATGCCTCTTGGGAATTCCTTTTTCCTGCATCGTGTGTATGAGAACCTTGTGGCAGCCGAGCTTGAGCCTGTCCACATCGTCGTGAATTCAGGTCTCATGGTCTCGCTGCAGGCGCAACTCAGCAAGTTCCCCACAGCGAAATTTGTCTCGAATACGCAACCCGCCTTAGGCCAAATCCACTCGCTCAAACTTGGGCTAAAATCCGCACAAGAAGCAGGGGCATCGGCCGCTCTCGTTGCGTTGGTGGATCAACCGGGAATCGCGATCTCGACCCTGACGAAGCTTGCGGAGCAGACTCTGAACGCGCCCGACAGCATCTACGTCGCCACCTACCAATCCCGGCACGGTCACCCCGTCGTCATTCCATCCAAATTTTTTGAGAAATTTCTAAACGCACCGCAGGGCAAGACAGCCCGCGACGTGCTTGCTGAACTCAGCGAGCACGTGCAGTATGTCGAGTGCGAGGACCCTCAGGTGTTAGCGGATGTTGATTCGCCTGAGGATCTTGCCAAGCTGAAGCTCGACGACGACGAACTCGACTGA
- a CDS encoding Oligo alginate lyase: protein MTESAENTAIPQRPWAEFSPAPMTLILPEDPVLSNPPFVHWHGTPEAKNYRVRIVGRQFAHEQVVRLNFYTPPDEIPPGIYEVSVEALGDGDTPLGPVARREVRIHFAGDPVIGQLNEISCPAGTPLIAAPEELERIRAATGTRAEYRDALLDAARKLDPLLGDGSLKEPARFPGGRWDFDLWHKGNSYCFAIENTVLACALSYLISGDRAYADTAIRLMEQVAQWDPYGSTGVWENDHSAQALLHALALGYNALATLMGDSQRAAIEQAIALRCEDIYGLLNPFVPKDLSCGVMNNPENNHPWFVASAMGIGALALMGKHPKASEWVSFAAQLFLGNFLCRGGRSGAWHEGIDYWSYGLFFVFHFADALLNATGINFYRHWWLARTAAFKAYTHPPAGAWVPFGDCKHRPPNAFDKLNAMRLASAQRDPAIWAYVDAIQAPITTTRYLFYAVLWSDRGDVPYPAPKPDMPFVQHYEDCGWVVSVANYHDEPRQVLFALHCGTGRPHGHADLNSFVWCAGGDRLLWDAGYYDSYFSPHHRNYTRHSMAHNTLLVDGVGQAPHWSAQRGRITHFEADASRLIVVGETNEELYYGRLAWFIRRFEYVNARELVVRDDIEARDPLRFSILLHSMFPIHFENGTNTLRIVGKLYELRAVFETNEPIEAILRNTFPVQPGLVSRVLDDPEEYPQQFHLELRTVRAVTKWKPVLRATIQPLS from the coding sequence ATGACTGAATCCGCTGAAAACACTGCTATTCCCCAGCGGCCGTGGGCAGAATTCAGTCCCGCGCCGATGACACTCATTTTGCCCGAGGATCCTGTACTTTCGAATCCTCCTTTTGTGCACTGGCATGGGACCCCGGAGGCCAAGAACTACCGAGTTCGTATTGTGGGGCGGCAATTCGCACATGAACAGGTCGTGCGCCTGAATTTTTACACACCGCCCGACGAAATTCCACCGGGGATCTATGAAGTCAGCGTGGAGGCTTTGGGCGACGGAGACACTCCTCTGGGCCCTGTGGCCCGGCGCGAGGTTCGGATCCACTTTGCTGGGGATCCTGTGATCGGCCAGCTCAACGAAATCTCATGTCCCGCGGGTACCCCGCTCATTGCTGCTCCGGAAGAGCTTGAGCGGATCCGCGCAGCAACCGGCACCCGAGCCGAGTACCGCGACGCTTTACTGGACGCAGCCAGAAAACTTGATCCGTTGCTTGGGGACGGATCTCTGAAGGAACCCGCGCGTTTTCCCGGCGGGCGATGGGATTTCGACCTCTGGCACAAGGGCAACTCATACTGCTTCGCTATCGAGAACACCGTCCTCGCCTGTGCGCTGAGCTATCTCATTAGTGGCGATCGCGCCTACGCCGACACGGCAATTCGTCTCATGGAGCAGGTAGCTCAATGGGATCCCTATGGCTCAACGGGCGTCTGGGAGAACGACCACAGCGCGCAAGCCCTTCTCCATGCACTCGCGTTGGGTTACAACGCCCTTGCCACGCTCATGGGTGACTCCCAACGTGCTGCTATTGAGCAGGCGATTGCTCTCCGCTGCGAGGATATCTATGGGCTTCTGAATCCCTTTGTCCCCAAAGACTTGAGCTGCGGCGTGATGAATAACCCCGAAAACAATCACCCATGGTTCGTGGCATCAGCGATGGGCATTGGCGCGCTTGCCCTCATGGGCAAGCACCCCAAGGCGAGCGAGTGGGTGAGCTTTGCCGCACAGCTCTTCCTCGGCAACTTTTTGTGCCGGGGCGGCCGCAGTGGAGCTTGGCACGAGGGAATTGACTATTGGTCGTACGGGTTGTTCTTCGTCTTCCATTTCGCTGACGCCTTGCTGAACGCCACGGGAATTAATTTTTATCGCCACTGGTGGTTGGCGCGAACTGCTGCTTTCAAGGCCTACACCCATCCTCCTGCTGGCGCGTGGGTCCCCTTTGGCGACTGCAAGCATCGTCCGCCCAACGCGTTCGACAAACTCAATGCCATGCGCTTGGCCTCGGCCCAGCGCGACCCCGCCATTTGGGCCTATGTGGATGCGATCCAAGCCCCAATTACCACTACGCGGTATCTCTTCTATGCGGTCCTGTGGTCCGACCGGGGCGATGTTCCCTACCCGGCTCCGAAGCCTGACATGCCCTTTGTTCAACATTACGAGGATTGTGGCTGGGTGGTGAGTGTTGCGAACTACCACGACGAGCCCAGGCAAGTGCTGTTCGCGCTCCACTGCGGAACAGGGCGTCCCCATGGTCATGCCGATCTCAACAGCTTCGTCTGGTGTGCCGGAGGCGATCGGCTTCTTTGGGATGCTGGGTATTACGATTCCTATTTTAGTCCACACCACCGCAATTACACCCGCCACTCCATGGCACATAACACGTTGTTGGTGGATGGAGTTGGGCAGGCACCCCACTGGAGTGCGCAACGGGGGCGGATTACGCATTTTGAGGCCGACGCCTCGCGCTTAATTGTCGTCGGCGAGACGAATGAAGAACTCTACTATGGGCGCCTGGCGTGGTTCATCCGGCGGTTCGAGTATGTGAATGCCCGCGAGCTGGTGGTCCGCGATGACATTGAAGCCCGCGATCCCCTGCGCTTTTCCATTCTTCTGCACAGCATGTTTCCCATTCATTTTGAGAACGGCACCAACACGCTGCGGATTGTGGGCAAGCTCTATGAGCTGAGGGCAGTATTCGAGACGAACGAGCCAATCGAGGCAATCCTTAGAAACACGTTCCCCGTGCAGCCCGGCTTAGTCAGTCGCGTTCTGGATGATCCCGAGGAGTATCCGCAGCAGTTCCATCTTGAATTGCGAACCGTCCGAGCTGTCACGAAGTGGAAGCCGGTACTACGCGCAACAATTCAGCCGCTGAGCTAA
- a CDS encoding PPO candidate 1 has product MKNAFTRLALAVCVVALSAFAHRVSAAETTAAPQIGSAAPDFELKDSSGKVHRLSDYKGKIVVLEWINPTCPFVKRHYKANTMKSLAEKYAKDGVVWLAIDSSHFVTAEDAQKWIEQNKLSYPILIDADGKVGNLYGAKTTPHMFIVNKDGTLAYRGAIDDDPRGEKEKPLNYVDAALAKLVAGQAPETVETKPYGCSVKYKQ; this is encoded by the coding sequence ATGAAAAACGCATTCACGCGACTTGCCCTTGCCGTCTGCGTTGTAGCCCTCAGCGCATTCGCACACCGCGTTTCCGCTGCGGAAACGACTGCAGCGCCGCAAATCGGGAGCGCTGCTCCCGATTTCGAACTCAAAGATTCCTCAGGGAAAGTCCACAGACTCTCGGACTACAAAGGGAAGATCGTTGTGCTGGAGTGGATCAACCCGACGTGTCCGTTCGTGAAGCGCCACTACAAGGCGAACACCATGAAGTCGCTGGCAGAGAAGTATGCTAAAGATGGCGTCGTCTGGCTTGCAATTGACAGCAGCCACTTCGTCACAGCCGAGGACGCTCAGAAATGGATCGAGCAGAATAAGCTCAGCTACCCAATTCTGATCGATGCCGACGGGAAGGTGGGTAATCTTTACGGGGCAAAAACGACCCCTCATATGTTCATCGTAAACAAAGATGGCACGTTGGCTTACCGCGGCGCCATTGATGATGATCCGCGGGGCGAGAAGGAAAAGCCACTGAACTACGTGGACGCGGCACTGGCGAAGCTTGTCGCTGGACAGGCTCCGGAGACCGTCGAGACGAAGCCCTACGGTTGTTCGGTGAAGTATAAGCAGTGA
- a CDS encoding ATP-dependent RNA helicase, with protein sequence MKRKSDEDSRQDMNSENTNLFQGDKQEAALPGQQSGEVEVGRPHLSTQKPESHGVNAEGTASEEDLNAGAPDELVEPEQPLPRVSLADLPDWLRARAQEIGWNELRDVQAMTIPYVRARRDLMVQAKTGSGKTGAYLLPILEALDPALAACQALVLVPTRELALQVHTEATRLAGGAGIRAVAVYGGVGYGAQLDALRRGAHIVVGTPGRLLDHLKRGSLQLDDVRYLILDEADRMLSMGFYPDMRELRKSLPSERASYMFSATFPANVLRLAREFLRDPGFLSLSRDAVYVASTEHVYYEVPALDKDRILIRLIEIENPSAAIIFCNTKQRVNYVATVLQRFGYDADQLTADLSQSEREGVLRRLREGRLRFLVATDLAGRGIDISHLSHVFQYEVPEDPEAYIHRAGRTGRSGGAGTVISLVSYAELADFNRIMRQYGIPAEKRPLPSEEDVMAIVEQRVTALLEAKLRDRDPLQLERMRRFVGLARRLAEAEEELDVIAMLIDDYYQETLHKVPVPEGGAAPKASAPRQKQGPSAPKSVRRRRRSRGEGRSH encoded by the coding sequence ATGAAACGCAAATCGGACGAAGATTCTCGGCAGGACATGAATTCTGAGAACACAAACCTTTTTCAGGGTGATAAGCAAGAGGCCGCCTTGCCTGGACAGCAAAGTGGGGAGGTCGAGGTGGGGCGGCCCCATTTAAGCACGCAGAAGCCGGAAAGCCACGGAGTGAACGCTGAGGGCACCGCTTCCGAAGAAGATCTGAACGCCGGCGCGCCGGATGAACTTGTCGAGCCGGAACAGCCGCTTCCGCGTGTTAGCCTTGCGGATTTGCCCGACTGGCTACGCGCACGAGCACAGGAGATCGGTTGGAACGAGCTGCGGGACGTGCAGGCCATGACGATTCCCTATGTGCGGGCACGACGCGATCTCATGGTTCAGGCAAAAACCGGGAGTGGCAAGACGGGTGCGTATCTTTTGCCAATTCTTGAAGCTCTGGATCCGGCCCTTGCAGCGTGTCAGGCACTTGTGCTGGTCCCCACCCGCGAGCTGGCTTTGCAGGTACATACGGAGGCGACTCGACTCGCCGGTGGCGCTGGGATTCGCGCCGTCGCTGTGTACGGTGGAGTTGGATATGGGGCTCAGCTGGATGCTCTCCGTCGGGGTGCGCACATCGTGGTGGGAACGCCGGGACGTCTGCTCGACCACCTGAAGCGGGGCTCGCTTCAGCTCGACGATGTTCGTTACCTGATTCTCGATGAAGCCGATCGCATGCTTTCGATGGGGTTCTACCCTGACATGCGTGAGCTGCGCAAAAGTTTGCCAAGTGAACGCGCCAGCTACATGTTTTCCGCCACTTTCCCCGCGAACGTTCTTCGGCTGGCACGCGAGTTCTTGCGCGACCCCGGTTTCCTGAGCCTAAGTCGCGACGCTGTCTACGTGGCCTCAACCGAACACGTCTACTATGAGGTGCCTGCGCTGGACAAGGATCGAATCCTTATACGTCTTATCGAAATTGAGAATCCAAGCGCGGCAATCATCTTCTGCAACACCAAGCAGCGCGTGAACTATGTGGCGACTGTTTTGCAGCGATTTGGCTACGACGCCGACCAACTCACCGCGGATCTTTCGCAGAGCGAGCGCGAGGGGGTCCTTCGACGCCTCCGCGAGGGACGGCTGCGTTTTCTGGTGGCAACAGATTTAGCGGGACGCGGAATTGACATTAGCCACCTCTCTCACGTCTTTCAGTACGAGGTCCCCGAAGATCCAGAAGCCTACATTCACCGAGCCGGGCGCACAGGGCGCAGCGGAGGAGCAGGCACAGTGATCTCGCTCGTGTCGTATGCCGAGCTGGCAGACTTCAACCGGATCATGCGCCAATACGGTATCCCCGCGGAAAAACGCCCGCTTCCGTCGGAGGAAGACGTCATGGCCATCGTCGAACAGCGGGTAACCGCGCTCCTCGAAGCAAAGCTTCGGGACCGGGATCCGTTGCAACTTGAACGCATGCGGCGCTTTGTCGGGCTTGCTCGGCGTCTCGCCGAAGCAGAAGAGGAGCTCGACGTTATCGCAATGCTCATCGACGATTATTACCAAGAGACTTTGCACAAGGTGCCTGTGCCGGAAGGCGGGGCGGCGCCCAAGGCCTCGGCGCCACGCCAAAAGCAAGGGCCATCCGCTCCAAAATCCGTGCGTCGTCGCCGGCGGAGCAGGGGCGAGGGCCGAAGCCATTAG
- a CDS encoding Oxidoreductase, aldo/keto reductase family — protein sequence MQDVRKRPLGTTGLHVSEIGFGALEIGRDWAGDVDPNPKHLTESEAARLLNQVLDAGINFIDTAPAYWHSEEFIGRAIAHRRQEYILATKVGEHCDERGSVYDYSREATQRFIEQSLRRLRTDTIDLIQIHSASLEVLERGETWEALDEARRAGKVRHIGMTGGVREAVRAIELGGYETVQVPYNLLALEAEEKLLPLARERGIGVIIMRGLAGGKLSPKFENLQNEKLREAVRGFLQFVGPDGARDLVHLAIGYVLGAPEVSTVIVGSRKFEHVQTNLTAARDSLPAELREKVRSYARSFAVRAW from the coding sequence ATGCAAGACGTACGCAAACGGCCACTGGGTACAACGGGTCTTCACGTCTCGGAAATCGGTTTCGGCGCGCTGGAGATCGGGAGGGATTGGGCCGGCGACGTGGATCCTAATCCGAAACACCTCACGGAGAGCGAGGCGGCCCGGCTTCTGAATCAAGTCCTCGACGCGGGAATCAACTTCATCGATACTGCACCTGCGTATTGGCATTCCGAGGAATTCATCGGGAGAGCAATTGCGCACCGGCGCCAGGAGTACATTCTTGCGACCAAGGTCGGCGAACACTGCGACGAGCGCGGGTCCGTGTACGACTATTCACGCGAGGCGACGCAGCGTTTCATTGAGCAGAGCTTGCGGCGCTTACGCACGGACACTATCGACCTAATTCAGATTCACTCGGCATCGCTGGAAGTACTCGAGCGGGGTGAGACGTGGGAAGCTCTGGACGAAGCCCGACGAGCTGGCAAAGTGCGGCACATCGGAATGACGGGTGGCGTGCGTGAGGCGGTGCGCGCCATTGAGCTGGGTGGCTATGAAACCGTGCAGGTGCCCTACAATCTGCTCGCCCTCGAAGCAGAGGAAAAACTTCTCCCCTTAGCTCGTGAGCGAGGGATCGGCGTGATCATCATGCGTGGCTTGGCAGGCGGCAAACTCTCCCCCAAATTCGAGAATCTCCAAAATGAGAAGCTTCGCGAAGCCGTGCGTGGTTTTCTCCAGTTCGTGGGTCCGGACGGCGCCCGCGACTTAGTTCACCTCGCGATCGGGTATGTGTTGGGCGCTCCTGAGGTTTCGACCGTGATTGTCGGATCTCGGAAATTTGAGCACGTACAAACCAATCTGACGGCGGCAAGAGACTCCCTGCCAGCAGAGCTACGCGAAAAGGTGCGAAGCTACGCTCGTTCCTTTGCGGTCCGAGCGTGGTGA
- a CDS encoding Hydrogenase maturation protease → MGWAVADALTNRLPPHVHLMRVRGETTDLLDAWSGATHVVLVDAILSQFAPVGTIYRFDAIAEELPRDIFCCSTHGWGVAEAVALGRVLGRLPQKLTIYGVEGHDFRHGVALSTRVAQAIPELVERILREFSKEEESASPSPDDAKSDD, encoded by the coding sequence GTGGGGTGGGCCGTTGCTGACGCCCTTACAAACCGCCTGCCCCCGCATGTTCACCTGATGCGTGTTCGTGGCGAGACGACCGATCTCCTCGACGCGTGGAGCGGCGCCACCCACGTTGTGCTTGTGGATGCTATCCTTAGTCAATTTGCTCCCGTCGGCACCATCTACCGTTTCGACGCCATCGCAGAGGAACTCCCGCGCGACATCTTTTGCTGTTCAACCCATGGGTGGGGGGTCGCGGAAGCGGTGGCATTAGGACGTGTGCTTGGTCGCCTCCCGCAGAAACTCACGATTTATGGAGTGGAGGGACATGACTTCCGTCATGGGGTTGCCCTGAGTACGCGCGTTGCGCAGGCCATACCCGAACTCGTGGAACGGATTCTGCGCGAGTTTTCCAAAGAAGAGGAGTCCGCTTCTCCGTCACCTGACGACGCCAAATCCGACGATTAG